One window of the Danaus plexippus chromosome 25, MEX_DaPlex, whole genome shotgun sequence genome contains the following:
- the LOC116775039 gene encoding far upstream element-binding protein 3-like isoform X2 produces the protein MSDYSSMATFQNNSQTGGFAAAVQRARLVAAKIEGGGSKRPLEDVSESGPTPKKLAPIDPYPTQQQQNMSATAAAAAAAAAAAARISTAPPPAPPSAPPNMNMPDSAINEYIRVPDKMVGLIIGRGGEQITRLQAESGCKIQMAPDSGGQPDRLCTLTGSREAINRAKDLVNQIVNHRGRENAPQHQDGPGAMPPMNRGAGGGSGGLAITEEIMLPGPKVGLIIGKNGKTIKQLQEQSGAKMVVIQEGPNTEYEKPLRISGDPSKVEHAKQLVYELLADKEMQQGGQQRQYEDGYPQEQGNGLATNSTEVLVPKVAVGVVIGRGGDMIKKIQADTGCRVQFHQERDDGPGDKRCYLQGKPHQVDQARQMIEDLISSVNLAIRSGRGRNAQRNGSERDYPQWEGQGQEVRVTFTVSSVKCGLIIGRGGEVIKQINAQSGAHCELDRRAQNNDRNNRVFYIRGHPDAVEMCKRIIMEKVGMPVNFVPDNGNGNTSSNNSGSGEYYGQPPAPGPSAWGYNPHWHHTQHQQQQQVQINPTTGQPDYSQQWIDYYRSLGLMHEAEAVEQQAKQQKQQQQQQQQQQQQQQQQQQGGGSSGSGAGGSTPGAGSPAPVADYSAQWAEYYRSIGKTKEAEAIETQIKLKQQQPATNVSQPAQATPPNSSSSVNNQYGQYGGYPPVYPYPYPYPGVDQQQHQQ, from the exons atgagTGATTATTCTTCTATGGCTACGTTTCAAAATAATAGCCAAACGGGGGGTTTTGCGGCTGCTGTACAACGTGCTAGATTG GTTGCCGCTAAGATCGAAGGTGGTGGTAGCAAGAGACCTTTAGAAGACGTGTCTGAATCCGGACCAACTCCTAAAAAATTAGCGCCGATTGACCCTTATCCGActcaacaacaacaaaatatgAG TGCGACAGCAGCAGCGGCGGCGGCAGCAGCAGCGGCTGCAGCGCGTATATCCACCGCCCCCCCACCAGCACCCCCATCTGCCCCCCCTAATATGAACATGCCCGACTCGGCCATCAACGAATACATTAGGGTCCCGGATAAAATGGTCGGACTTA TCATAGGTCGCGGTGGGGAGCAGATCACCCGTCTGCAAGCGGAGTCTGGCTGCAAGATACAGATGGCACCGGACTCTGGCGGACAACCTGACCGGCTGTGTACACTCACAGGTTCAAGGGAGGCAATCAACAGAGCTAA AGACTTAGTGAATCAAATCGTGAATCATCGGGGGCGGGAGAACGCTCCTCAACATCAAGACGGGCCTGGGGCTATGCCCCCCATGAACAGGGGCGCCGGTGGCGGCAGCGGAGGCCTGGCTATTACT GAAGAAATTATGTTACCCGGACCCAAAGTTGGTCTGATTATTGGTAAGAATGGAAAAACTATCAAGCAATTACAAGAACAATCCGGAGCCAAAATGGTGGTTATCCAGGAGGGGCCCAACACTGAATAT GAGAAACCCCTCCGTATATCCGGAGATCCGTCCAAAGTGGAGCACGCTAAACAGCTGGTGTACGAACTGCTGGCTGACAAGGAGATGCAACAGGGCGGACAGCAGCGGCAGTATGAGGACGGATATCCACAGGAACAGGGGAACGGACTGGCCACTAACAGCACTGAG GTCCTGGTACCGAAAGTAGCTGTGGGTGTAGTGATCGGTCGTGGTGGGGATATGATCAAGAAAATCCAGGCGGATACGGGCTGCAGAGTGCAGTTCCATCAGGAGAGAGATGACGGTCCAGGGGAtaaaag ATGTTACCTACAAGGAAAACCACATCAAGTGGATCAAGCTAGACAAATGATAGAGGATCTCATATCTAGTGTCAAT ttGGCGATCCGTTCTGGTCGAGGTCGTAACGCTCAGAGGAACGGCAGCGAGCGAGACTACCCTCAGTGGGAAGGTCAGGGCCAGGAGGTGAGGGTCACGTTCACCGTCTCCAGTGTCAAGTGTGGACTCATTATAGGAAGAG gtGGTGAAGTAATAAAGCAGATCAATGCACAGTCCGGAGCCCACTGCGAGCTGGACAGACGGGCACAGAACAACGATCGTAATAACAGAGTGTTCTACATAAGGGGACACCCAGACGCTGTGGAGATGTGCAAGAGAATCATTATGGAGAAAGTTGGAATG CCAGTAAATTTCGTCCCGGACAACGGTAATGGCAACACCAGTAGTAATAATAGCGGTAGTGGCGAATACTACGGCCAACCCCCAGCCCCTGGACCGTCAGCGTGGGGTTACAACCCTCATTGGCATCATACGCAGCATCAGCAACAG CAACAAGTCCAAATTAACCCGACAACGGGCCAGCCAGACTACTCCCAGCAGTGGATAGACTACTACCGCTCACTGGGTCTGATGCACGAGGCTGAAGCTGTCGAACAACAGGCCAAGCAGCAAAAGCAACAGCAGCAGCAGCAACAGCAGCAACAACAACAGCAGCAGCAACAGCAACAAG gaGGAGGTTCGTCCGGTAGCGGCGCTGGGGGATCCACACCCGGGGCGGGGTCACCGGCACCCGTCGCCGACTACAGCGCACAGTGGGCCGAGTACTACAGGAGCATTGGCAAGACTAAAGAGGCCGAGGCTATCGAGACACAGATCAAACTTAAG CAACAGCAACCAGCAACGAATGTATCTCAACCAGCTCAGGCCACGCCTCCGAACTCTTCGTCTTCTGTCAACAATCAGTACGGACAGTACGGCGGATACCCGCCCGTGTACCCTTACCCTTACCCGTACCCCGGGGTAGATCAACAACAGCATCAACAAT AG
- the LOC116775039 gene encoding far upstream element-binding protein 3-like isoform X5 codes for MSDYSSMATFQNNSQTGGFAAAVQRARLIEGGGSKRPLEDVSESGPTPKKLAPIDPYPTQQQQNMSATAAAAAAAAAAAARISTAPPPAPPSAPPNMNMPDSAINEYIRVPDKMVGLIIGRGGEQITRLQAESGCKIQMAPDSGGQPDRLCTLTGSREAINRAKDLVNQIVNHRGRENAPQHQDGPGAMPPMNRGAGGGSGGLAITEEIMLPGPKVGLIIGKNGKTIKQLQEQSGAKMVVIQEGPNTEYEKPLRISGDPSKVEHAKQLVYELLADKEMQQGGQQRQYEDGYPQEQGNGLATNSTEVLVPKVAVGVVIGRGGDMIKKIQADTGCRVQFHQERDDGPGDKRCYLQGKPHQVDQARQMIEDLISSVNLAIRSGRGRNAQRNGSERDYPQWEGQGQEVRVTFTVSSVKCGLIIGRGGEVIKQINAQSGAHCELDRRAQNNDRNNRVFYIRGHPDAVEMCKRIIMEKVGMPVNFVPDNGNGNTSSNNSGSGEYYGQPPAPGPSAWGYNPHWHHTQHQQQQQVQINPTTGQPDYSQQWIDYYRSLGLMHEAEAVEQQAKQQKQQQQQQQQQQQQQQQQQQGGGSSGSGAGGSTPGAGSPAPVADYSAQWAEYYRSIGKTKEAEAIETQIKLKQQQPATNVSQPAQATPPNSSSSVNNQYGQYGGYPPVYPYPYPYPGVDQQQHQQCE; via the exons atgagTGATTATTCTTCTATGGCTACGTTTCAAAATAATAGCCAAACGGGGGGTTTTGCGGCTGCTGTACAACGTGCTAGATTG ATCGAAGGTGGTGGTAGCAAGAGACCTTTAGAAGACGTGTCTGAATCCGGACCAACTCCTAAAAAATTAGCGCCGATTGACCCTTATCCGActcaacaacaacaaaatatgAG TGCGACAGCAGCAGCGGCGGCGGCAGCAGCAGCGGCTGCAGCGCGTATATCCACCGCCCCCCCACCAGCACCCCCATCTGCCCCCCCTAATATGAACATGCCCGACTCGGCCATCAACGAATACATTAGGGTCCCGGATAAAATGGTCGGACTTA TCATAGGTCGCGGTGGGGAGCAGATCACCCGTCTGCAAGCGGAGTCTGGCTGCAAGATACAGATGGCACCGGACTCTGGCGGACAACCTGACCGGCTGTGTACACTCACAGGTTCAAGGGAGGCAATCAACAGAGCTAA AGACTTAGTGAATCAAATCGTGAATCATCGGGGGCGGGAGAACGCTCCTCAACATCAAGACGGGCCTGGGGCTATGCCCCCCATGAACAGGGGCGCCGGTGGCGGCAGCGGAGGCCTGGCTATTACT GAAGAAATTATGTTACCCGGACCCAAAGTTGGTCTGATTATTGGTAAGAATGGAAAAACTATCAAGCAATTACAAGAACAATCCGGAGCCAAAATGGTGGTTATCCAGGAGGGGCCCAACACTGAATAT GAGAAACCCCTCCGTATATCCGGAGATCCGTCCAAAGTGGAGCACGCTAAACAGCTGGTGTACGAACTGCTGGCTGACAAGGAGATGCAACAGGGCGGACAGCAGCGGCAGTATGAGGACGGATATCCACAGGAACAGGGGAACGGACTGGCCACTAACAGCACTGAG GTCCTGGTACCGAAAGTAGCTGTGGGTGTAGTGATCGGTCGTGGTGGGGATATGATCAAGAAAATCCAGGCGGATACGGGCTGCAGAGTGCAGTTCCATCAGGAGAGAGATGACGGTCCAGGGGAtaaaag ATGTTACCTACAAGGAAAACCACATCAAGTGGATCAAGCTAGACAAATGATAGAGGATCTCATATCTAGTGTCAAT ttGGCGATCCGTTCTGGTCGAGGTCGTAACGCTCAGAGGAACGGCAGCGAGCGAGACTACCCTCAGTGGGAAGGTCAGGGCCAGGAGGTGAGGGTCACGTTCACCGTCTCCAGTGTCAAGTGTGGACTCATTATAGGAAGAG gtGGTGAAGTAATAAAGCAGATCAATGCACAGTCCGGAGCCCACTGCGAGCTGGACAGACGGGCACAGAACAACGATCGTAATAACAGAGTGTTCTACATAAGGGGACACCCAGACGCTGTGGAGATGTGCAAGAGAATCATTATGGAGAAAGTTGGAATG CCAGTAAATTTCGTCCCGGACAACGGTAATGGCAACACCAGTAGTAATAATAGCGGTAGTGGCGAATACTACGGCCAACCCCCAGCCCCTGGACCGTCAGCGTGGGGTTACAACCCTCATTGGCATCATACGCAGCATCAGCAACAG CAACAAGTCCAAATTAACCCGACAACGGGCCAGCCAGACTACTCCCAGCAGTGGATAGACTACTACCGCTCACTGGGTCTGATGCACGAGGCTGAAGCTGTCGAACAACAGGCCAAGCAGCAAAAGCAACAGCAGCAGCAGCAACAGCAGCAACAACAACAGCAGCAGCAACAGCAACAAG gaGGAGGTTCGTCCGGTAGCGGCGCTGGGGGATCCACACCCGGGGCGGGGTCACCGGCACCCGTCGCCGACTACAGCGCACAGTGGGCCGAGTACTACAGGAGCATTGGCAAGACTAAAGAGGCCGAGGCTATCGAGACACAGATCAAACTTAAG CAACAGCAACCAGCAACGAATGTATCTCAACCAGCTCAGGCCACGCCTCCGAACTCTTCGTCTTCTGTCAACAATCAGTACGGACAGTACGGCGGATACCCGCCCGTGTACCCTTACCCTTACCCGTACCCCGGGGTAGATCAACAACAGCATCAACAATGTGAGTAG
- the LOC116775039 gene encoding far upstream element-binding protein 3-like isoform X3, which produces MSDYSSMATFQNNSQTGGFAAAVQRARLVAAKIEGGGSKRPLEDVSESGPTPKKLAPIDPYPTQQQQNMSATAAAAAAAAAAAARISTAPPPAPPSAPPNMNMPDSAINEYIRVPDKMVGLSRGGEQITRLQAESGCKIQMAPDSGGQPDRLCTLTGSREAINRAKDLVNQIVNHRGRENAPQHQDGPGAMPPMNRGAGGGSGGLAITEEIMLPGPKVGLIIGKNGKTIKQLQEQSGAKMVVIQEGPNTEYEKPLRISGDPSKVEHAKQLVYELLADKEMQQGGQQRQYEDGYPQEQGNGLATNSTEVLVPKVAVGVVIGRGGDMIKKIQADTGCRVQFHQERDDGPGDKRCYLQGKPHQVDQARQMIEDLISSVNLAIRSGRGRNAQRNGSERDYPQWEGQGQEVRVTFTVSSVKCGLIIGRGGEVIKQINAQSGAHCELDRRAQNNDRNNRVFYIRGHPDAVEMCKRIIMEKVGMPVNFVPDNGNGNTSSNNSGSGEYYGQPPAPGPSAWGYNPHWHHTQHQQQQQVQINPTTGQPDYSQQWIDYYRSLGLMHEAEAVEQQAKQQKQQQQQQQQQQQQQQQQQQGGGSSGSGAGGSTPGAGSPAPVADYSAQWAEYYRSIGKTKEAEAIETQIKLKQQQPATNVSQPAQATPPNSSSSVNNQYGQYGGYPPVYPYPYPYPGVDQQQHQQCE; this is translated from the exons atgagTGATTATTCTTCTATGGCTACGTTTCAAAATAATAGCCAAACGGGGGGTTTTGCGGCTGCTGTACAACGTGCTAGATTG GTTGCCGCTAAGATCGAAGGTGGTGGTAGCAAGAGACCTTTAGAAGACGTGTCTGAATCCGGACCAACTCCTAAAAAATTAGCGCCGATTGACCCTTATCCGActcaacaacaacaaaatatgAG TGCGACAGCAGCAGCGGCGGCGGCAGCAGCAGCGGCTGCAGCGCGTATATCCACCGCCCCCCCACCAGCACCCCCATCTGCCCCCCCTAATATGAACATGCCCGACTCGGCCATCAACGAATACATTAGGGTCCCGGATAAAATGGTCGGACTTA GTCGCGGTGGGGAGCAGATCACCCGTCTGCAAGCGGAGTCTGGCTGCAAGATACAGATGGCACCGGACTCTGGCGGACAACCTGACCGGCTGTGTACACTCACAGGTTCAAGGGAGGCAATCAACAGAGCTAA AGACTTAGTGAATCAAATCGTGAATCATCGGGGGCGGGAGAACGCTCCTCAACATCAAGACGGGCCTGGGGCTATGCCCCCCATGAACAGGGGCGCCGGTGGCGGCAGCGGAGGCCTGGCTATTACT GAAGAAATTATGTTACCCGGACCCAAAGTTGGTCTGATTATTGGTAAGAATGGAAAAACTATCAAGCAATTACAAGAACAATCCGGAGCCAAAATGGTGGTTATCCAGGAGGGGCCCAACACTGAATAT GAGAAACCCCTCCGTATATCCGGAGATCCGTCCAAAGTGGAGCACGCTAAACAGCTGGTGTACGAACTGCTGGCTGACAAGGAGATGCAACAGGGCGGACAGCAGCGGCAGTATGAGGACGGATATCCACAGGAACAGGGGAACGGACTGGCCACTAACAGCACTGAG GTCCTGGTACCGAAAGTAGCTGTGGGTGTAGTGATCGGTCGTGGTGGGGATATGATCAAGAAAATCCAGGCGGATACGGGCTGCAGAGTGCAGTTCCATCAGGAGAGAGATGACGGTCCAGGGGAtaaaag ATGTTACCTACAAGGAAAACCACATCAAGTGGATCAAGCTAGACAAATGATAGAGGATCTCATATCTAGTGTCAAT ttGGCGATCCGTTCTGGTCGAGGTCGTAACGCTCAGAGGAACGGCAGCGAGCGAGACTACCCTCAGTGGGAAGGTCAGGGCCAGGAGGTGAGGGTCACGTTCACCGTCTCCAGTGTCAAGTGTGGACTCATTATAGGAAGAG gtGGTGAAGTAATAAAGCAGATCAATGCACAGTCCGGAGCCCACTGCGAGCTGGACAGACGGGCACAGAACAACGATCGTAATAACAGAGTGTTCTACATAAGGGGACACCCAGACGCTGTGGAGATGTGCAAGAGAATCATTATGGAGAAAGTTGGAATG CCAGTAAATTTCGTCCCGGACAACGGTAATGGCAACACCAGTAGTAATAATAGCGGTAGTGGCGAATACTACGGCCAACCCCCAGCCCCTGGACCGTCAGCGTGGGGTTACAACCCTCATTGGCATCATACGCAGCATCAGCAACAG CAACAAGTCCAAATTAACCCGACAACGGGCCAGCCAGACTACTCCCAGCAGTGGATAGACTACTACCGCTCACTGGGTCTGATGCACGAGGCTGAAGCTGTCGAACAACAGGCCAAGCAGCAAAAGCAACAGCAGCAGCAGCAACAGCAGCAACAACAACAGCAGCAGCAACAGCAACAAG gaGGAGGTTCGTCCGGTAGCGGCGCTGGGGGATCCACACCCGGGGCGGGGTCACCGGCACCCGTCGCCGACTACAGCGCACAGTGGGCCGAGTACTACAGGAGCATTGGCAAGACTAAAGAGGCCGAGGCTATCGAGACACAGATCAAACTTAAG CAACAGCAACCAGCAACGAATGTATCTCAACCAGCTCAGGCCACGCCTCCGAACTCTTCGTCTTCTGTCAACAATCAGTACGGACAGTACGGCGGATACCCGCCCGTGTACCCTTACCCTTACCCGTACCCCGGGGTAGATCAACAACAGCATCAACAATGTGAGTAG
- the LOC116775039 gene encoding far upstream element-binding protein 3-like isoform X4, translated as MSDYSSMATFQNNSQTGGFAAAVQRARLVAAKIEGGGSKRPLEDVSESGPTPKKLAPIDPYPTQQQQNMSATAAAAAAAAAAAARISTAPPPAPPSAPPNMNMPDSAINEYIRVPDKMVGLIIGRGGEQITRLQAESGCKIQMAPDSGGQPDRLCTLTGSREAINRAKDLVNQIVNHRGRENAPQHQDGPGAMPPMNRGAGGGSGGLAITEEIMLPGPKVGLIIGKNGKTIKQLQEQSGAKMVVIQEGPNTEYEKPLRISGDPSKVEHAKQLVYELLADKEMQQGGQQRQYEDGYPQEQGNGLATNSTEVLVPKVAVGVVIGRGGDMIKKIQADTGCRVQFHQERDDGPGDKRCYLQGKPHQVDQARQMIEDLISSVNLAIRSGRGRNAQRNGSERDYPQWEGQGQEVRVTFTVSSVKCGLIIGRGGEVIKQINAQSGAHCELDRRAQNNDRNNRVFYIRGHPDAVEMCKRIIMEKVGMPVNFVPDNGNGNTSSNNSGSGEYYGQPPAPGPSAWGYNPHWHHTQHQQQQQVQINPTTGQPDYSQQWIDYYRSLGLMHEAEAVEQQAKQQKQQQQQQQQQQQQQQQQQQGGGSSGSGAGGSTPGAGSPAPVADYSAQWAEYYRSIGKTKEAEAIETQIKLKQPATNVSQPAQATPPNSSSSVNNQYGQYGGYPPVYPYPYPYPGVDQQQHQQCE; from the exons atgagTGATTATTCTTCTATGGCTACGTTTCAAAATAATAGCCAAACGGGGGGTTTTGCGGCTGCTGTACAACGTGCTAGATTG GTTGCCGCTAAGATCGAAGGTGGTGGTAGCAAGAGACCTTTAGAAGACGTGTCTGAATCCGGACCAACTCCTAAAAAATTAGCGCCGATTGACCCTTATCCGActcaacaacaacaaaatatgAG TGCGACAGCAGCAGCGGCGGCGGCAGCAGCAGCGGCTGCAGCGCGTATATCCACCGCCCCCCCACCAGCACCCCCATCTGCCCCCCCTAATATGAACATGCCCGACTCGGCCATCAACGAATACATTAGGGTCCCGGATAAAATGGTCGGACTTA TCATAGGTCGCGGTGGGGAGCAGATCACCCGTCTGCAAGCGGAGTCTGGCTGCAAGATACAGATGGCACCGGACTCTGGCGGACAACCTGACCGGCTGTGTACACTCACAGGTTCAAGGGAGGCAATCAACAGAGCTAA AGACTTAGTGAATCAAATCGTGAATCATCGGGGGCGGGAGAACGCTCCTCAACATCAAGACGGGCCTGGGGCTATGCCCCCCATGAACAGGGGCGCCGGTGGCGGCAGCGGAGGCCTGGCTATTACT GAAGAAATTATGTTACCCGGACCCAAAGTTGGTCTGATTATTGGTAAGAATGGAAAAACTATCAAGCAATTACAAGAACAATCCGGAGCCAAAATGGTGGTTATCCAGGAGGGGCCCAACACTGAATAT GAGAAACCCCTCCGTATATCCGGAGATCCGTCCAAAGTGGAGCACGCTAAACAGCTGGTGTACGAACTGCTGGCTGACAAGGAGATGCAACAGGGCGGACAGCAGCGGCAGTATGAGGACGGATATCCACAGGAACAGGGGAACGGACTGGCCACTAACAGCACTGAG GTCCTGGTACCGAAAGTAGCTGTGGGTGTAGTGATCGGTCGTGGTGGGGATATGATCAAGAAAATCCAGGCGGATACGGGCTGCAGAGTGCAGTTCCATCAGGAGAGAGATGACGGTCCAGGGGAtaaaag ATGTTACCTACAAGGAAAACCACATCAAGTGGATCAAGCTAGACAAATGATAGAGGATCTCATATCTAGTGTCAAT ttGGCGATCCGTTCTGGTCGAGGTCGTAACGCTCAGAGGAACGGCAGCGAGCGAGACTACCCTCAGTGGGAAGGTCAGGGCCAGGAGGTGAGGGTCACGTTCACCGTCTCCAGTGTCAAGTGTGGACTCATTATAGGAAGAG gtGGTGAAGTAATAAAGCAGATCAATGCACAGTCCGGAGCCCACTGCGAGCTGGACAGACGGGCACAGAACAACGATCGTAATAACAGAGTGTTCTACATAAGGGGACACCCAGACGCTGTGGAGATGTGCAAGAGAATCATTATGGAGAAAGTTGGAATG CCAGTAAATTTCGTCCCGGACAACGGTAATGGCAACACCAGTAGTAATAATAGCGGTAGTGGCGAATACTACGGCCAACCCCCAGCCCCTGGACCGTCAGCGTGGGGTTACAACCCTCATTGGCATCATACGCAGCATCAGCAACAG CAACAAGTCCAAATTAACCCGACAACGGGCCAGCCAGACTACTCCCAGCAGTGGATAGACTACTACCGCTCACTGGGTCTGATGCACGAGGCTGAAGCTGTCGAACAACAGGCCAAGCAGCAAAAGCAACAGCAGCAGCAGCAACAGCAGCAACAACAACAGCAGCAGCAACAGCAACAAG gaGGAGGTTCGTCCGGTAGCGGCGCTGGGGGATCCACACCCGGGGCGGGGTCACCGGCACCCGTCGCCGACTACAGCGCACAGTGGGCCGAGTACTACAGGAGCATTGGCAAGACTAAAGAGGCCGAGGCTATCGAGACACAGATCAAACTTAAG CAACCAGCAACGAATGTATCTCAACCAGCTCAGGCCACGCCTCCGAACTCTTCGTCTTCTGTCAACAATCAGTACGGACAGTACGGCGGATACCCGCCCGTGTACCCTTACCCTTACCCGTACCCCGGGGTAGATCAACAACAGCATCAACAATGTGAGTAG
- the LOC116775039 gene encoding far upstream element-binding protein 3-like isoform X1, whose amino-acid sequence MSDYSSMATFQNNSQTGGFAAAVQRARLVAAKIEGGGSKRPLEDVSESGPTPKKLAPIDPYPTQQQQNMSATAAAAAAAAAAAARISTAPPPAPPSAPPNMNMPDSAINEYIRVPDKMVGLIIGRGGEQITRLQAESGCKIQMAPDSGGQPDRLCTLTGSREAINRAKDLVNQIVNHRGRENAPQHQDGPGAMPPMNRGAGGGSGGLAITEEIMLPGPKVGLIIGKNGKTIKQLQEQSGAKMVVIQEGPNTEYEKPLRISGDPSKVEHAKQLVYELLADKEMQQGGQQRQYEDGYPQEQGNGLATNSTEVLVPKVAVGVVIGRGGDMIKKIQADTGCRVQFHQERDDGPGDKRCYLQGKPHQVDQARQMIEDLISSVNLAIRSGRGRNAQRNGSERDYPQWEGQGQEVRVTFTVSSVKCGLIIGRGGEVIKQINAQSGAHCELDRRAQNNDRNNRVFYIRGHPDAVEMCKRIIMEKVGMPVNFVPDNGNGNTSSNNSGSGEYYGQPPAPGPSAWGYNPHWHHTQHQQQQQVQINPTTGQPDYSQQWIDYYRSLGLMHEAEAVEQQAKQQKQQQQQQQQQQQQQQQQQQGGGSSGSGAGGSTPGAGSPAPVADYSAQWAEYYRSIGKTKEAEAIETQIKLKQQQPATNVSQPAQATPPNSSSSVNNQYGQYGGYPPVYPYPYPYPGVDQQQHQQCE is encoded by the exons atgagTGATTATTCTTCTATGGCTACGTTTCAAAATAATAGCCAAACGGGGGGTTTTGCGGCTGCTGTACAACGTGCTAGATTG GTTGCCGCTAAGATCGAAGGTGGTGGTAGCAAGAGACCTTTAGAAGACGTGTCTGAATCCGGACCAACTCCTAAAAAATTAGCGCCGATTGACCCTTATCCGActcaacaacaacaaaatatgAG TGCGACAGCAGCAGCGGCGGCGGCAGCAGCAGCGGCTGCAGCGCGTATATCCACCGCCCCCCCACCAGCACCCCCATCTGCCCCCCCTAATATGAACATGCCCGACTCGGCCATCAACGAATACATTAGGGTCCCGGATAAAATGGTCGGACTTA TCATAGGTCGCGGTGGGGAGCAGATCACCCGTCTGCAAGCGGAGTCTGGCTGCAAGATACAGATGGCACCGGACTCTGGCGGACAACCTGACCGGCTGTGTACACTCACAGGTTCAAGGGAGGCAATCAACAGAGCTAA AGACTTAGTGAATCAAATCGTGAATCATCGGGGGCGGGAGAACGCTCCTCAACATCAAGACGGGCCTGGGGCTATGCCCCCCATGAACAGGGGCGCCGGTGGCGGCAGCGGAGGCCTGGCTATTACT GAAGAAATTATGTTACCCGGACCCAAAGTTGGTCTGATTATTGGTAAGAATGGAAAAACTATCAAGCAATTACAAGAACAATCCGGAGCCAAAATGGTGGTTATCCAGGAGGGGCCCAACACTGAATAT GAGAAACCCCTCCGTATATCCGGAGATCCGTCCAAAGTGGAGCACGCTAAACAGCTGGTGTACGAACTGCTGGCTGACAAGGAGATGCAACAGGGCGGACAGCAGCGGCAGTATGAGGACGGATATCCACAGGAACAGGGGAACGGACTGGCCACTAACAGCACTGAG GTCCTGGTACCGAAAGTAGCTGTGGGTGTAGTGATCGGTCGTGGTGGGGATATGATCAAGAAAATCCAGGCGGATACGGGCTGCAGAGTGCAGTTCCATCAGGAGAGAGATGACGGTCCAGGGGAtaaaag ATGTTACCTACAAGGAAAACCACATCAAGTGGATCAAGCTAGACAAATGATAGAGGATCTCATATCTAGTGTCAAT ttGGCGATCCGTTCTGGTCGAGGTCGTAACGCTCAGAGGAACGGCAGCGAGCGAGACTACCCTCAGTGGGAAGGTCAGGGCCAGGAGGTGAGGGTCACGTTCACCGTCTCCAGTGTCAAGTGTGGACTCATTATAGGAAGAG gtGGTGAAGTAATAAAGCAGATCAATGCACAGTCCGGAGCCCACTGCGAGCTGGACAGACGGGCACAGAACAACGATCGTAATAACAGAGTGTTCTACATAAGGGGACACCCAGACGCTGTGGAGATGTGCAAGAGAATCATTATGGAGAAAGTTGGAATG CCAGTAAATTTCGTCCCGGACAACGGTAATGGCAACACCAGTAGTAATAATAGCGGTAGTGGCGAATACTACGGCCAACCCCCAGCCCCTGGACCGTCAGCGTGGGGTTACAACCCTCATTGGCATCATACGCAGCATCAGCAACAG CAACAAGTCCAAATTAACCCGACAACGGGCCAGCCAGACTACTCCCAGCAGTGGATAGACTACTACCGCTCACTGGGTCTGATGCACGAGGCTGAAGCTGTCGAACAACAGGCCAAGCAGCAAAAGCAACAGCAGCAGCAGCAACAGCAGCAACAACAACAGCAGCAGCAACAGCAACAAG gaGGAGGTTCGTCCGGTAGCGGCGCTGGGGGATCCACACCCGGGGCGGGGTCACCGGCACCCGTCGCCGACTACAGCGCACAGTGGGCCGAGTACTACAGGAGCATTGGCAAGACTAAAGAGGCCGAGGCTATCGAGACACAGATCAAACTTAAG CAACAGCAACCAGCAACGAATGTATCTCAACCAGCTCAGGCCACGCCTCCGAACTCTTCGTCTTCTGTCAACAATCAGTACGGACAGTACGGCGGATACCCGCCCGTGTACCCTTACCCTTACCCGTACCCCGGGGTAGATCAACAACAGCATCAACAATGTGAGTAG